CCATGTGGTCAGAAGTACTTAAAAAAATGGGAACTGAATATGCTATTCTAGCCAATTTCCCAGTTGATCCCAGCCTTAATTAAGGAAAAATGAATGGAGGCATTTAAAGCAAATCAAAGGAGGGCTTTTAAGCATTTTTATAATTGGGGAAATTAATTGCCTGAATTTAGATGCTTATGGCTAAGCCTTTTAATTAAAGCAAAAGTTGATTGACAAATTTAAGATTAATTGCTCTATTTTTCAACTGATATAATTTTGAAGGGAAGGGAAATTTAAAAACTAGAGTTTATAGAGAATTAGGGTTTAATTGGGAAGTGGTAGGATAAAATAAATCTAAAAATTTCGAAAATTTTCATAAAGGAAAAAAAAAAGAAAAAAATCGTTTTATATTAACCTTTTCCTTTATTTGCATTGGAATTAATATTTACCACTAGCATTTGAGCTCCTAAAGTAGGAAAAAGTAGGAAAGGAATTTCAAATTATGAGCTAAGGTTAATAAGCAGTTGATTTAATTTTGAAGCAACAGGATGGAAATACCTCTTTTTGCCGAATCCCGCAATCCAACTTATACCGTTTATTGCATTTGTAAGAAACAGTTCATCTGCATTTAATAAATCATCAGGAGAAATTGCACACTCATAGACCTTACGGCCCTGAGAAAGAGCAAGTTCAATAATTGTTTTACGCATTGTTCCGGCAACACACCCCTCTTCCAAGGAAGGGGTATATATTTTTCCGGATGAAACAAGAAAAAAATTAGAAGAAGTTGCTTCTGCGATGTTCCCTAATTCATTTAAAATTAAACAATCATCAAGGTTTTTTTCTATCTTATCCATTGAAGATAGCACAAAAAGCAAGGCATTGTTGGTTTTTAAATTAGAGAGCAAATTCAAGGGTTTTCTGAATTTTTCATAAATATCAATGATTAACCCTGTTTTGTTCAAATTAAAACCATCTGTATACAATGCATTTGCTTCAATTAAATATTCCATTGAATTGTCAATGGGGGCGTAAAATCCTCCTTCTTTTCTAAAAAGTGTAACTCTAACCCTTGCATCGGCTAAAATTCCATTTTTTTTCAGTAACTCTTTAATTTGAATGCTTAAAAATTCTGCTGTAAAAAAAGCAGGTAATTGTATATTTAGAAAAGTCGCATCACGCATTAAACGCTCCACATGGTTGTTCAAAAAACAGATGTTATTTTTAATTACACGAACAGATTCAAAAATCCCATCTCCATATCTGAATGATCTGTTTTTAACTGAAAAAACAGGTTTGTCAGCTGGAATAAGCTCACCATTATACAGGATAAACTGCTGCATAGGCTAAATGAAATTTGCAATTTTATCTAAAAATTCCACAGCAAAGGAAGGCCTTATTGCAATGGTGAAAACAATTCCAAAGATGGCTCCCCAAAAGTGTGCATCGTGGTTGATATTGTCTTTTCCCCTTCGTCCCATATAAAAAGAATATCCTAAATAAATTAATGCCCATATTATTCCAGGAAAACACAAAACTCCATAAAGACATAAATCCCTGACTGGATCAAGCAATACGCTTGAAAATAAAACTGCGGAAACAGCCCCAGAAGCACCAACTGAATTATAATAAATATCATTTTGATGTTTTCTGTAGGTTGGTAGTACTGCGAAAATAATTCCTCCAATATATAGAAGTAGAAAATAAAGTATGCCTTTATCTCCAAAATAAAGATCAAAATAAGATTCTACCACACTTCCAAAAAAATAAAGGACAAGCATGTTAAAAATAAGATGCATCCAGTCTGCATGAAGCAGTGCGTGGGAGAAAAAACGAATCCATTCATTGTTATTCTTAACAAAATAGGGATTGAACTGGTATTTATACATTATATCATGCTTTTGAAAAGCAATGATGGAAACAAGTGCGGTGATAATAATAATTATTAATGTCATGGGTACAAAGGTAAAAATTTGTTGCAGCAACATTAAGCAGTTTCAGGAATAAAGCCAGTTTTTTAATAATTTTTCTCCGAATTCGGTGAGCACAGATTCAGGATGAAATTGAACTCCTTTCACATCAAATTCCTTATGTCTTAGTGCCATAACATTTCCATTTTTATCCCTTGCAAGTACTTCAAGTGCATCCGGAATGTTTTTATCTACAACCCAGGAATGATATCTTCCTGTAAGAAAGGAATTTGGAATGCCATCAAAAATCACATCCTTCTTTTGAACCACTACAGGCAATGAAACCCCGTGCAGGACTTCATCAAGATTAATTAAATTTCCTCCATAAACCTCAGCAATTGCTTGATGGCCAAGGCAAATACCTAATATACTTTTGGTTTTATAAAACCTTTGAATTAAAGGGATCAAAATACCTGCATCAGAGGGTAAACCAGGGCCCGGAGACAAAACAATTTTGTCATAATGCTCGATCTGTTCAAGTTTTATTTTATCATTTCTATGCACATGAACGGTACAATCTGAAATTTTTTCAATAATATGAACAAGATTATAGGTAAAGGAATCATAATTATCTAAAATCAGGATATTCATTAAATTTAGGGCTAAATCAGAAAAAAATCACTTTGGATATTCTATCCTAACATGGTAAATGGTAAGGAGCTTTTTCTTTAGAATTTTTTTTATCACAGTAATGTCTTTAAAAGTAATATCAGCATTTACAAATTGATTGTCGGCAATTTGTGAATTTATTACATTTTCAACAAGCTTATCAATAGATTCTGAATCATAGCTTTTAAGGCTTCTGGAGGCTGCTTCTACAGAATCGGCCATCATTAATACTGCTGTTTCCTTAGAGTAAGGCCTGGGACCGGGATAACGGAATTTTTTTTCATCAATTAATTTATCCGGAAATTGTTTCAAAAATGATTTATAGAAATATTGAACTGTGGAATCACCATGATGGGTTCTGATAAAATCAATGACTTTTTCGGGCAAATTATATTTTTTTGCCTTTTCCACTCCTTTAATCACATGACTGATAATGATTTCAGCACTTTCATCAAAGTTAAGCTCATCATGAGGGTTAATTCCAGAGGTTTGATTCTCAATAAAGTATCTTGGCATATCCATTTTTCCAATATCATGGTATAATGCCGCTGCCCTTACAAGCAATGTGTCCCCCCCAATTTCAAAAGTGGCTTCCTCGGCAAGATTTGCAACTTGAAGGGAATGTTGAAATGTACCGGGAGCACGCATAGCAAGTTCTCTCAAAAGAGGGCTGTTTGTGTCTGATAATTCTATTAAAGTAACATCTGAAATGAAACCAAAAACTTTTTCAAAAAGATAAATTAAAGGATAAGAAAACAAGGTAAGCATAGCACTTATACCGAAATAGCCAAAAAACACAGGATTTACGGTATGAATTTCTCCTTCTTCAATTATTGCAAACCCTAAATAAGTTAAGGAGTAGGATGTGAAAATAATAAA
This Bacteroidota bacterium DNA region includes the following protein-coding sequences:
- a CDS encoding aminotransferase class IV; translation: MQQFILYNGELIPADKPVFSVKNRSFRYGDGIFESVRVIKNNICFLNNHVERLMRDATFLNIQLPAFFTAEFLSIQIKELLKKNGILADARVRVTLFRKEGGFYAPIDNSMEYLIEANALYTDGFNLNKTGLIIDIYEKFRKPLNLLSNLKTNNALLFVLSSMDKIEKNLDDCLILNELGNIAEATSSNFFLVSSGKIYTPSLEEGCVAGTMRKTIIELALSQGRKVYECAISPDDLLNADELFLTNAINGISWIAGFGKKRYFHPVASKLNQLLINLSS
- a CDS encoding rhomboid family intramembrane serine protease; this translates as MLLQQIFTFVPMTLIIIIITALVSIIAFQKHDIMYKYQFNPYFVKNNNEWIRFFSHALLHADWMHLIFNMLVLYFFGSVVESYFDLYFGDKGILYFLLLYIGGIIFAVLPTYRKHQNDIYYNSVGASGAVSAVLFSSVLLDPVRDLCLYGVLCFPGIIWALIYLGYSFYMGRRGKDNINHDAHFWGAIFGIVFTIAIRPSFAVEFLDKIANFI
- a CDS encoding aminodeoxychorismate/anthranilate synthase component II gives rise to the protein MNILILDNYDSFTYNLVHIIEKISDCTVHVHRNDKIKLEQIEHYDKIVLSPGPGLPSDAGILIPLIQRFYKTKSILGICLGHQAIAEVYGGNLINLDEVLHGVSLPVVVQKKDVIFDGIPNSFLTGRYHSWVVDKNIPDALEVLARDKNGNVMALRHKEFDVKGVQFHPESVLTEFGEKLLKNWLYS